AGGGCATCGTAATGGATATCACGGAACGAAAAGAGACAGAGAATAACTTAAAAGAGAGCCGGGAATATAATCGAAATCTTTTTAACCTTACTTCGATTGGACTGGTATTGGCAGCGCTGGAAGGAAAACTGGTTGACATGAATTCCGCAATGCTCGAAATTATTGGGTATAGTCGTAGAGAAGCGCTAAAGTTGTCTTATTCGGATTTGATACCTCAACCCTATCGGGAAAGTGAAAAAGAACAGCTGAAAAGTTTATCACATCAGGAACATTTTGGACCATACGAAAAGGAATATATCCATAAAGACGGTCATCTCGTGCCTGTGAGGCTCAAAGGTCAGATTATGATCGAAAAAGGGGTTAAATATATTTGGGCCAGTGTTGAAGATATCACCGAACAGAAGAAAGCGGAAAAAGCACTCATTGAGAGTAAGCAAAAGTATAAATACCTGTTTCAGAATAATCCGCACCCTATGTGGATTTACGACCTGGAGACCTGTCGTTTTATAGAAGTAAACAATGCGGCTGTTAAACATTATAAATACTCACGGACGGAATTTCTGTCAATGACGATACAAGATATCCGTCCGGAAGAAGATGTTCCACAGTTGATGATCGATTTGGGAAGGCATGAGGATGACTTCGACTGGGCCGGGGAGTGGCGACACAAGAAGAAAAACGGGGAAATTATTAGCGTTGCTATCAGCTCTCATCGCCTTACTTTTAATGGCCGCCCGGCACGTTTGGTTCTGGCAACTGATGTGACTGAACGAAGCAAAGCGCTGAACGCTTTACACGAAAGTGAGGAACGCTACCGCACCTTATTCAGCAATAACCATGCGGTGATGTTTTTGATTGACAAGGAAAACGGCAATATCATTGATGTCAATCATGCCGCAGTCGACTTCTACGGATGGACATACGAAGAGCTCACTTCGATGAATATTGCGGATATCAATACGCTTTCTCCCAACGAAATAAGGGACCGGTTGCGTCAGGTCGATTATTCAACGCATAATCACTACGAGTTTAAGCATCGGAAAGCGGATCATTCTACCTGTGATGTGGAGGTATTTAGCGGCCCTATTATTCTTCGTGGTAAACCTATGGTGCACGCCATTGTGCACGATGTTACACCCCGGAAAAAGGCTGAGGAAATGTTGATGACCTTAAGTGTTGCGGTCGAGCAGAGCCCGGCTTCCTTTGTGATTACCGGTGCCGATGGTTTGATTCAGTATGTCAATCCTCGTTTTTCGGCCTTAACCGGATATTCACTGGAAGATGTAAAAGGCCGGAGTCCGAGAATTATGAATCCGGGTCACCTTCCGGAAGAAGATTTCCATACAATGCTCTCTTCTTTAAGGCAGGGAAAGGAGTGGAAAGGTGAGTTTCTGAACCGTAAAAAGAACGGCAGCTTTTATTGGGAAAACGTAACAATATCGCCCATTACCAACGATGCCGGAGAAATTACTCAGTACATCGTTATCATGGAAGATGTGACCGATAAGAAACGGGCTGAAAACGAGCTGAAGAAAAGTGAGGCATCGCTGAGAGAGGCACAGGAAATTGCCCGGATGGGAGATTGGGAGTACGATTTGGTTAACGAGACCTTACATGCGTCGGAAAACTGCAACAGCATATTTGGAATGGATTCGAGAGAAGACGGGGTATCCTACCGTGAATTCCTCGATCGATTATTGCCAGACGATCACTACCTGGTAAAGAAAACCTTTGAGCGACTGAAGATTGAGAAGCAGATGATTGAGGAAGAGGTGCGAATCGTTCTTCCGGGAGGCCAATACCGGTGGTTAAATAATCGTATCGTTCCGTTGTTCGAAAATGGCGTACTAACCCGCCTTAAAGGTGTTGTGACCGATATTACCGAGTACAAGCAAATGGAAAAAGCGCTGGTGAAAGCGAAAGAACAGGCAGAAGAAGGAGATAAGCTGAAATCGGCTTTTCTGGCTAATATAAGTCACGAAATCAGAACACCGATGAACGCTATTGTTGGTTTTACCAATTTGCTGGAGGAGCATATCGACTCGGAAGAACGTGGACAGTTTGTTCGTATTATCAATTCAAATGCTGATCATCTGTTGAATATTATAGACGATGTGATGGCTGTTTCCCGCTTGGATACGGAAGCAATACCGTTGAAAGAAACAGATTTTTGCCCATCCGAGCTCCTGGAAGACTTGCACCTATCGTTCCGTCGCGAAGTGCGAAGTAAGCCCATAACGCTGCTTAAAAGACTTCCCAATACGGCCGGACAGGATCGTTTGACTGCTGACCGTGAGAAAATCCGACAGGTCATGTCAAGCTTTCTCTCCAACGCCATCAAATATACCCGCGAAGGAACGATTGAAGTAGGCTACACCATTGAGGAGAGCGAGGCACGCTTTTTCGTCCGCGATACAGGAATGGGGATTCGAAAAGAAGATCAAAAAAAGATTTTCGAACGCTTTTACCGAACCGTGAGCGCTCAGAAGCAAGCTATCGGGGGAACTGGTTTGGGCCTTAGCATAGCCGAAAGCCTTGTACAATTGATGGGCGGACAAATTGGTGTGGAATCGGCTCCGAAAAAAGGCTCGGTTTTTTACTTCACAATTCCTTTGGCAGGAAACAATCAGATATAAAAGAGCCCGGAGGGAGATTCCGGGCTGCTTTTGTACGGGAAAATGGATTACTGTTATTTGATAAATAAATAGGAGGGACTGTGTGTGTGGCTTTGTTTCAATTCAGTCGGTTAATCAGCTATTTCATATTTGGGTGTGTTGGTGCGACAATATTCTCTGATCAGTAAATTGTTTTCGGGCTCGTTATCTTTGAGCATCCAGATATATTCTTCGAATATCTGCTTCACGATAGTCCGGGTTTGGTCGGGGTAGAAAACCGGAATGGGCTTGCCATTCGTTAACCACTCACCAATCTTCGGTAGATTCTTTTCTTTTAGATTTTTGATAACTGGTACCCCCATCTGTCTCAACGCAGCTGCATTGCATTGCTGTTCATACTGACCTTTCATCGGAACTACCATCAATTTCTTGCCCAGGAATAAAGCTTCTGCTGGAGTTTCAAAACCGGCTCCGCAAAGTACGCCTGTCGATTCGGCCATGCTTTTCAGAAATGCCTCGTTCGAAACAGGGCGAATCGTGATGTTTTCCTTCTGATAAGTCGACCGGGTGTGCTTGGAAAAAATTTCCCAGCGGGTATC
This Prolixibacter sp. NT017 DNA region includes the following protein-coding sequences:
- a CDS encoding PAS domain-containing sensor histidine kinase — its product is MMMKNVTPEADLMQNDSDIAEKAFDDFLAIISRDGSFSMSLLSFLQNLANARALSVFSRSGGKEFDIVFSNLSVIVPDNELPDWFPVVYQWSNHRKPRIISSKEENTSDGKTVPADSLPVFSLPLLGGNRLNGMILFWGIQNEATIDDDNFQQLAKMAPVLTLLVEQTVERLSNEAENHQVTEEGVLLPDNFSLHSSLLGHVPGLIYRCRNDVDWTMEYVSRGCVKLTGYQPEEFINNRVISYGELVVEEYRESLWNDWQQAIEERSVYQGEYQIRTADGSIKWVWEQGSGVYNGDGELIALEGIVMDITERKETENNLKESREYNRNLFNLTSIGLVLAALEGKLVDMNSAMLEIIGYSRREALKLSYSDLIPQPYRESEKEQLKSLSHQEHFGPYEKEYIHKDGHLVPVRLKGQIMIEKGVKYIWASVEDITEQKKAEKALIESKQKYKYLFQNNPHPMWIYDLETCRFIEVNNAAVKHYKYSRTEFLSMTIQDIRPEEDVPQLMIDLGRHEDDFDWAGEWRHKKKNGEIISVAISSHRLTFNGRPARLVLATDVTERSKALNALHESEERYRTLFSNNHAVMFLIDKENGNIIDVNHAAVDFYGWTYEELTSMNIADINTLSPNEIRDRLRQVDYSTHNHYEFKHRKADHSTCDVEVFSGPIILRGKPMVHAIVHDVTPRKKAEEMLMTLSVAVEQSPASFVITGADGLIQYVNPRFSALTGYSLEDVKGRSPRIMNPGHLPEEDFHTMLSSLRQGKEWKGEFLNRKKNGSFYWENVTISPITNDAGEITQYIVIMEDVTDKKRAENELKKSEASLREAQEIARMGDWEYDLVNETLHASENCNSIFGMDSREDGVSYREFLDRLLPDDHYLVKKTFERLKIEKQMIEEEVRIVLPGGQYRWLNNRIVPLFENGVLTRLKGVVTDITEYKQMEKALVKAKEQAEEGDKLKSAFLANISHEIRTPMNAIVGFTNLLEEHIDSEERGQFVRIINSNADHLLNIIDDVMAVSRLDTEAIPLKETDFCPSELLEDLHLSFRREVRSKPITLLKRLPNTAGQDRLTADREKIRQVMSSFLSNAIKYTREGTIEVGYTIEESEARFFVRDTGMGIRKEDQKKIFERFYRTVSAQKQAIGGTGLGLSIAESLVQLMGGQIGVESAPKKGSVFYFTIPLAGNNQI